A window of Streptomyces marispadix contains these coding sequences:
- a CDS encoding ABC transporter ATP-binding protein, with product MSDLAAHVTDAVKIYGSGEAAVRALDGVSLGFTAGRFTAIMGPSGSGKSTLMHCAAGLDTLTSGTAHIGGTELGALSDRRLTLLRRERVGFVFQSFNLVPTLTVAENISLPRDLAGRRTDTEWTDALIDVVGLRDRLHHRPGELSGGQQQRVAVARAFAGRPDVVFADEPTGNLDSRSGEEVLRLLGDAVRQTSRTVVMVTHDPVAAAHADEVVFLADGRLVDRMDAPTAQRVLDRLKDFDTAGVTA from the coding sequence ATCTACGGCAGCGGTGAGGCCGCGGTGCGGGCGCTGGACGGCGTCTCCCTCGGCTTCACCGCCGGCCGGTTCACCGCCATCATGGGGCCCTCAGGGTCCGGCAAGTCGACGCTGATGCACTGTGCCGCGGGGCTGGACACCCTCACCTCGGGGACCGCCCACATCGGCGGCACCGAACTCGGTGCCCTCAGCGACAGGCGGCTGACGCTGCTGCGCCGCGAACGCGTCGGCTTCGTCTTCCAGTCCTTCAACCTGGTGCCGACGCTTACCGTCGCGGAGAACATCAGCCTGCCCCGCGACCTCGCGGGACGCCGTACGGACACGGAGTGGACCGACGCGCTCATCGACGTCGTAGGGCTGCGCGACAGGCTGCACCACAGGCCGGGCGAACTCTCCGGAGGCCAGCAGCAACGAGTCGCCGTAGCAAGGGCGTTCGCGGGCAGGCCCGACGTGGTCTTCGCCGACGAGCCCACCGGCAATCTCGACTCCCGCTCCGGCGAGGAGGTGCTGCGGCTGCTCGGCGACGCGGTACGGCAGACCAGCCGCACGGTCGTCATGGTCACCCACGACCCCGTGGCCGCCGCACACGCCGACGAGGTGGTCTTCCTCGCCGACGGGCGGCTCGTGGACCGCATGGACGCGCCCACCGCGCAGCGGGTCCTCGACAGGCTCAAGGACTTCGACACGG